In Deinococcus psychrotolerans, the genomic window ATCCGGTCAGCGTGGCCCCGATTACTGGCGCGGAAGTCAGCATCGACAAATCCAGCGTCACGGTTCCCAAGCAGGGCGTCGGTAAGGTTGCCGTGCAGGTCAAGCCGGACGTGGCGCTGAGCTTCTCGGCCAACAAGCCGGAAGTCTGCGTCGGCGACGTCGTGACCTTCACCGCGCAGGCCACCACCGCTTTTGAGCGCCAAGCGCTGAACGCGGCTGTGCAGGTCAGCTTGCCCGCAGGCTTTACGGCCAATGGCGAACCCAGCTTTTCAGGCAAAGTAGACGCCAAGAATCCTGGTGTCCTTACCTTTGAAGCCACTGCCACCGCCGCGACGCCGGAAGCCAGTACCATCACCGCTTCGCTGACGCCCTGGAACAAAACCCAGAGCGCCAGCGTGCGGGTGCTGCCCACCGCCACCCAAATCGAGCTTCGCCGCTCGGACGTGGCTCCGGTGCAGCCCGGCGAGATTGCCACCATCACGCTCAGCCTCAAGAACACCAGCGCTGCTCCGGCTCCGTATACCCTGACCGACAGCAGCAGTGAACTGCTCGAACCGCTCGACCCGCCAACCTTCAGCGGCACCCTCGCTCCCGGCGAAGAAAAGACCCTGAGCTACCGCGCCCGCGTCAAAGCCGAGGGCGACGCCCAAGCCCCGCTGGAAGCAGTTCTCAAGAGCAGTTGCGAAAGCACGCAGCAACTTGGCGGCGTTTTGGTGGTCAAGCTGCCCCCACCGCCGCCTGTGGTGGTCACGCCGCCCACGCCCGAAGCGCAGGTTGAGCCAGCACCGGTAGCAGTTCCCACGCCGGTGGCCGCCGCGCCCAGCATCATGCGCGAATCGGTGGTGCAGATTCCCTTCGACGCGCCGCGCAGCGCCAACCAGATCATCATTGCCCACAGCGCTCCGCAGGGCAGCACCTATGTTATGGGCAGCAGCGCTCTCAACAGCAAACCCATCGCTGATCCTGAAGTCGGCAAGAGTGGGCGCTTTTACTGGACGACTCCCGGTGCGCCGCAGGGTGTGCTGACCTACAAGGTGACGCACGAAGGCAGCTTGCCCGCGCTCAACTCGCCCGCGCTGGTGGGCCGCTACGCCCACGACCGTCAGGAAGTGCTCATCGGCGACGTGGACTTGAGCGATCTCAGCGCGGCCCAGAGCCTTGATATGCAGGCCCAAACCGAAAACGCCGGGGCCATCAAGTTGCCGCTCGACGGAGCCATTTTCCGCGAGCGTGACCGCATCACCCTGGCGGTGTCGGGTTCAGACAGCGACAACAGTTTGCCCACCGTCAACGGCGTCGCGGTGTCTGAAGCCTCGATCGGTAAAAAAGTCATTGACGCGGCCAATGGCGTGCAGCGCCGTGAGTTTTACGGCGTGATGTTGCGGGCCGGCGAAAACACCATTGCCTTCGGGGGCCAGAGCATCAAAGTCTCCCTTGCCGGTGTGCCAGTGAAAGCCGAGATCACGGCCCGTCAACTCATCGCCGACGGCATCAACCCCATTCGGGTCAATGTCAAATTGCTCGACGCGCAGGGTGTGAGTACTTTCACACCGGTCATCACGGTGGAAAGCAGCCTCGAACCCACCGTCAAAGACGCGCAGCCGGCGGTGGCCAGTTACCAAATCACCCTCAAAGACGGTGAAGGCGTGCTGGAATTGCAGCCGCTGTCCGCGCCCACCCGTTTTAATGTCAAGGTGCAAGTCGGCGACAAGGTCTTCGAGCAAAAATTCGATGCTCAACCCAGCCAAAACCGGGTCGGCATCGGCTTCCTGAGCGCCACTGCCGGACTCGACATCACCGGAGCCGACAAATCGCCCTACTACGGCGTGCGCGGCGCGGCCTACTACGAAACGCCTCTGGCTGGCGGCAAGCTCTACGTCGCGGGCGCGGCAGCCGGAGAAGGTGGGCAAGGCAACGGCTTTAGCTTGGACGCCAAACAGGGTCTGGCCAAAACCACCAATCCACTGGAGCGCTACTCGACTTACGGCGACAGCAGTACCGAAGATTTGGCGTTGCAAGGCATCGATCCGGTGGCCTTCCGTTACGAGCATCCCAACTTCAATATCCAGTACCGGCAGTCCAGCTTGCCGATCAGCGTCTTTTCGATCAACGCTACGCCCACGGCGCTCTCGGGCTTTACCCGCACCAACCCCGGCGTCTCGGGTTTCGCGGCGTACCTTTCCAACGATCAAGTCAACGAAGACCTGATCGCCAACGGCACCCGCGTCCTCAATCTCTCGCGTACCGATGTCACCCACGACAGCGAAACCGTGCAGCTCGTTTCGGTCAGCCCGCTGACCCAAATCGAGACCATCAAAACGCTCAAGCGTTACGTGGATTACACCCTTGACTCGGTGGCCGGCGTCTTGTACTTCAGCAGCCCCGTCAATTTGGTAGACGAAACTGGCTCGCGCCAAATCGTGCGGGTCAATTACACCCTCGTCAACGGCAACCAAAACCGCTCAGTGGCGTGGGGCGCACAGATTCAGCAAGACCTCGGCCCAGTCAATCTGGCGGCGGCAGTGGTCAACATGAACGGTGTTACCACCACCGGCGCGAGAGTGAGCTTTAGCAGCGGCAATGCCAGCGGCAGTTTGCTGGCGGCCTATTCGGGCGGCATTCACGCCGACGGCGGCGTCTCGGGCAAAACGGGTTCGGTACAGTACGGCGCGTCGTTCCGCTACCAAGACGGCAAGTATGTGGGCCTCAACAGCACCCCGGTCGGCACCGCTGCTGTCGGTCAAGCGGACGTGGCCCTTACCGACAAGTTCGGCGTGCGGATTGGTGGCGATTACAGTTCTTCGGTCTCCAACGCGGCGGGCACGGCCAGCAAAACCAACACCCAAGGGCATGTCAGTTTGCTGGGCACCTACCTCCTCAATCCGGTGAAAGTCGGTTTGGGTGTGGAGTACGGCTTCGGCGACACTTCCGGCTTGGCGGGCGTGGCCAGCGTCGGGTACGTTCAGGGCGAAAACAGCGTCGACCTTCAGCACAGCCAGCCGATCAGTGGCGGTCTCAAGCCGCATACCACTTTGCGCGGCAAAGTCGGCATAGCCAAAAATGTCACCCTCAATGTCAGCGACGACTACGAGTGGGGCGGCGACAATGCGGCCACCGTGGGTCTCCAGACCACCTTGGGCGGCACCAACCTGAGCGTCTCGTATGATCTGCCCGGCAGCGGCGGCAGCGGCAACCGCGCCCGCTTCGGGGTAGACACCAGCTTGCCGCTCGGCGAGCACCTGGGCTTAGGCGTGTCGGGCAGTTACGCCTACAGCGTCGGTACCGGAAAAAGCGAGTGGAACGTGGGGCCGAGCCTCAAATACACCTCCGACAATCTGGTGGCCACCACTGGCGTTGACCTCGCCCAGACTGATCACCTCAGAACGGTGGTCAAGGGCGGCGTAAGTTACAGCGTCACTGATCAGTTCAGCCTCAGCCTCGACGGCACCAAAGTCTTCTCCGGTGTGAAAAGCGAAGAGGGCAATCAGTTCGCAGTCTCGGCAGCGCTCAGAAACGGCGCTTGGCAGGGCCTGAGCTACCTGCGCTACTCGGACGGCGCACTTGGCGGCAAAAATCCGCAGTTCATCGGTGAAGTCAACGCTGAATACCACCGCGCCGATTACTCGGTGCGGGCGGGACTGGCCGGACGGATGCTGGCGGGCGACAGCGGCAGCTTGACGCTTCAGCCTTCGGTCAGCGGCACCTATTACTTGAATGACACCTTCGGTATTGGCGCGGCGGCACGCGGCCTTTTCCAACCCGGCACCAACTACAGCGCGTACAGCCTTGGCCTCGAAGCCAGTGCGAGGGTATTGCCCGGCACTTGGGCGACGCTTGGCTATAACCCGGTGGGCTTTGACGGCGTAGCCAGCAACCTGTACACCCGTAGGGGACTTTATGTGCGCCTCGACCTGATGCTCGACGACGGCCAACGCGACAACAGTTTGAGCCTTTCCCAGGGAGATAAGAAATGAGATTGGACTGGCCCTCTTCCTCGACTAGGCCCCGTTTGCTCGCCAAGCTGGCGCTGCGGCTCGCCTTCTGCCTACCGGTCATTGGTGGCGCTGCCCTCGCGGACGCAACGTCCAGCGGAAGCTACTGCACCGCAATCTACGGTGTCGGTGGCAACGCCATCACCTTTTTCAACACCACCAACAGCACCTTCTCGACCTTGACGACCAATCCTTCTGCCAGCGATATGAACGCCACCGGCGTCGACCGCAGCAACGGCAGAATTTATTACGTCGACCGTGGGGTTTCGGCTGTTTGGTATTACGACCCGATCAGCCAGCAGCATGTCAAGGTGGGCAACTTTAGTCCGCCTCCGGGCGTCTCGCCCACCAATTTGATTGCTGGCGGCTTTGATGAAAACGGCAACTACTATATTTATTATGGTGAGGGTTCGTATACCACTCTCAATAAATCAACTGGTCAGGCCGCGCCTTACAAGAAGCTCAGTTACAATGGTAATCCGGCGCTGTCGTCAACCACCAACGGCGACATAGCGTTTAACGGCACGCAGGGTTATCTCATCTACGAAACCGGTTCTTCAAGGCGCTCTAACGTCTTCGACTTTAATTCGTCGACGGGCGCACTCTCCAATCCCAAGCCAATGACCTTAAACGGCTCGCCCGTGACTTCTGATTCGAACGGCGGGATCAACGGCTTGGCCTACGAACCAGCTTCTGGCACTTTTTATATCAGCACCAGTGGCGGCACCATCACCGGCGGTTTGTACCAGTTGGACGTCAGCAGCGGCGCGATTACCCTCAAAAACAAGATCTCGGGGATCAACGATTTGTCGAGCTGCTCACGGCCTCGGCCTTTTCCGCCCAGCGTGACGAAGGTCTTTAATCCGCCGGCGGCCAACGCGCCTGCGGCGAACAAAGAGCGTGTCAGTACCTTGAGTCTGACCATCAACAACCCCAACGCCGCGCCGCTTTACCTCAACAGCAGTTTCGACGATGTTTTCCCCACCTCACCCGCCCAGATGTCGATTGCTTCGACGCCCAACTTGACCATCACCCCCGCCAATTGCGTAGCGTCCAGCAAAGTGGTGGCCACGGCGGGCGCGACTCGTCTGACGGTTGTAGACGGAGCGGGCTTTGCCTCAGGGAGCTGCACCATTTCGGTCAACGTCACCGTTCCCAAGGCGGGCAGTTATCTCAACACCGTCGCGGCAGGCGAACTCGACACCACCACCGGCAAAAATCCTCAACCGACCAGCGCCACCCTGACGGTCACGCCAGTGGACATCAAAGTGGTGAAAACCGGCCCCGCGACGGCCAACGTGGGCGAGGTCTTTAGCTTTACCGTGACCAGCAGCAACGTCAGCCAAGGTACGGCGCTCAACGTGGTCACGACCGACACGCTGCCTGCCGGTCTGAATTTCGTTTCAGCCGATAACGGCGGCACCTACAACGCTCCGAGCCGTACCGTGACTTGGCCCACTGTGGCGAGTCTGGCTCCCAACGCCAAGCAGGTCTACAGCGTTTCGGTTTCGGCTGATGTGGTCAGCGCCGGACAGAGCTTGACCAACGTGGCCAAAGTCGCCACGCCCACACCTGAAACCGATCTTACCAACAACACCGATCAAGCCACGGTGAAAATCACCAACCCGACGGTGCCGGTGCCTAATTCCGGAACCTGCACAACCGCAGCGCCGTATCTCCAGACCTTCAACAGCGGCGGCCCGCTGGCGGAAGTTCGCAATCACCGCTACTTGACCGATGCGAACACCGTGACCAACACCGATGGTAGCTACACTGTATGGAACCAAATTGACCATACCGGCAACGGTGGCAGCGCCCTGTATTACAACATCGCCAATTTTGAAAACAAGAACGGCGGCAACCTGACTACTCCCGGCCTGCTCTACGAAAGCCAGATCACGGTGCCGGCCGGTTCGACCATCAGCTACGAAAACTATGTTCGCAGCCACTCCAACACCGCGACCCAACTCCAGTACCGCTTTTATGACGGTGTCAGCGGCAGTTTGCTCCAAAGCTACAACGGAGCGCTGGCCACCACCGACTACACCAAACAAAGCGTGCCCAGCTTCGTTTCGCCCAGCAACAAAGTGATTGTTCGCCTCTACACCCTTAAAGATGGCACCACCGCCGATCTCAATGTCCTCAAGCTCGACGACATCAAGCTGACTTGCCCGCTTCCGGCGGCGGCGCTGAGCATCACCAAAACCCACACCCCGGCTACCTTCCAGGTTTTGCAGGCCGGGTTGTACACCATCAACGTTTCCAACGCGGTGAGTTCTGCTGCCACCAGCGGTGTCATTACGGTCAAGGATCAGTTGCCCGTCGGCATCGGCGCGGCGCTGCCCAGTGGCTTCTCGCCTGCGGCAGGCTGGACTTGTACTTACAGCGGTGAAGCGGAACAGGGCGTCGGGTACGCGCCCAACCCCAACGAAGCGCAACTCCTGACCTGCACCACCACCACTGTGCTGGCCAGCGGCAGTTCGGTCAACTTGTCGATCCCCGTGAACGTGACGCCCAAAGCCGGCAGCAACGTCGTGAACAAAGCCAGCGTGGGCGGCGGCGGCGACACCGATCCCCTCCCCGATCCGGCAACGTGTACTGTTGGCGCTCAGTGTGCCCAAGACACGGCTCCCGTCACCCCGCTGCCCGTCCCACCTGCAACTTGCAGCACCGGAACCCCGACCAACTTGCTGGCCTCGCCCATCACTGGCTACCAAGATAACGACAGTGCTACCCTTCAGAGCGACGGCAAGTTGATCACCGACGCTGCGGCGTACAGCACCGGCACCGGCCCTTCCGGCAGCTTCGTGATTGACGGCACCTACTTTTTCAACAACGGCTACGGCCCGATCAGCAAAGCCAGCACCTTGCAGCTCGTTGTCAACGGCACGGTCTACGCCAGCTTCCTCACCGAAGACGCTTACAGTGGCCGGGCCAGTGTGGTTCCTGCCAACGGTGCGAGCTTGGAAGGCGGCGCGGCCAGCCTGACACTCAACCGCTACACCTCCTCCAAAATCTGGGTGACGTTGCCCAGCAGCGTCAAGAGCATCAGCAGCGTACAGGTCAAATTCATCTCGAACGCGTCTGGCGGCGGCGTCAGCGATGATTACGGATTTACCGTAGCCAACGCTCTGGCTTGCACCCAGCCTGCTCCGCCCAAAGCGTTACTGGATAAAACAGTCCAGAACATCACCGCCAATGGCCCAGTGACGAGAGACAGTCTCGGCAAACCCGGTGACGTGTTGGAGTATTGTCTCACCGCTTCAAACATCGG contains:
- a CDS encoding DUF11 domain-containing protein, giving the protein MKRAITTLTAALIASAAAQDIATSLPLTSVGNKLLWTVGDQDLKLVVGVASRVQLDLYSAQFDPKDYRSATYYGDESYADPSVHSTFSLIKLTKVAGQADQEDVLLTKDFGRGQQDWQTFINQDLPAGEYTLRVQTEGNGKNTFALRLKSISAAIQSDRLNVNIHSHEWVPALNVYNKGGPLDIRMYDGDGPSELQAELRDSAGNAYPVKVSDQLEWEDIAIPEAAGNYTLYLKQPGQEKQFSNTVGFDLRRANEPAGPITVVQADTTGQLQVTAELILPYGNEPTQATVEAGDKTLAVNGEFSLRVPSGDYPVSVAPITGAEVSIDKSSVTVPKQGVGKVAVQVKPDVALSFSANKPEVCVGDVVTFTAQATTAFERQALNAAVQVSLPAGFTANGEPSFSGKVDAKNPGVLTFEATATAATPEASTITASLTPWNKTQSASVRVLPTATQIELRRSDVAPVQPGEIATITLSLKNTSAAPAPYTLTDSSSELLEPLDPPTFSGTLAPGEEKTLSYRARVKAEGDAQAPLEAVLKSSCESTQQLGGVLVVKLPPPPPVVVTPPTPEAQVEPAPVAVPTPVAAAPSIMRESVVQIPFDAPRSANQIIIAHSAPQGSTYVMGSSALNSKPIADPEVGKSGRFYWTTPGAPQGVLTYKVTHEGSLPALNSPALVGRYAHDRQEVLIGDVDLSDLSAAQSLDMQAQTENAGAIKLPLDGAIFRERDRITLAVSGSDSDNSLPTVNGVAVSEASIGKKVIDAANGVQRREFYGVMLRAGENTIAFGGQSIKVSLAGVPVKAEITARQLIADGINPIRVNVKLLDAQGVSTFTPVITVESSLEPTVKDAQPAVASYQITLKDGEGVLELQPLSAPTRFNVKVQVGDKVFEQKFDAQPSQNRVGIGFLSATAGLDITGADKSPYYGVRGAAYYETPLAGGKLYVAGAAAGEGGQGNGFSLDAKQGLAKTTNPLERYSTYGDSSTEDLALQGIDPVAFRYEHPNFNIQYRQSSLPISVFSINATPTALSGFTRTNPGVSGFAAYLSNDQVNEDLIANGTRVLNLSRTDVTHDSETVQLVSVSPLTQIETIKTLKRYVDYTLDSVAGVLYFSSPVNLVDETGSRQIVRVNYTLVNGNQNRSVAWGAQIQQDLGPVNLAAAVVNMNGVTTTGARVSFSSGNASGSLLAAYSGGIHADGGVSGKTGSVQYGASFRYQDGKYVGLNSTPVGTAAVGQADVALTDKFGVRIGGDYSSSVSNAAGTASKTNTQGHVSLLGTYLLNPVKVGLGVEYGFGDTSGLAGVASVGYVQGENSVDLQHSQPISGGLKPHTTLRGKVGIAKNVTLNVSDDYEWGGDNAATVGLQTTLGGTNLSVSYDLPGSGGSGNRARFGVDTSLPLGEHLGLGVSGSYAYSVGTGKSEWNVGPSLKYTSDNLVATTGVDLAQTDHLRTVVKGGVSYSVTDQFSLSLDGTKVFSGVKSEEGNQFAVSAALRNGAWQGLSYLRYSDGALGGKNPQFIGEVNAEYHRADYSVRAGLAGRMLAGDSGSLTLQPSVSGTYYLNDTFGIGAAARGLFQPGTNYSAYSLGLEASARVLPGTWATLGYNPVGFDGVASNLYTRRGLYVRLDLMLDDGQRDNSLSLSQGDKK
- a CDS encoding DUF11 domain-containing protein; this encodes MRLDWPSSSTRPRLLAKLALRLAFCLPVIGGAALADATSSGSYCTAIYGVGGNAITFFNTTNSTFSTLTTNPSASDMNATGVDRSNGRIYYVDRGVSAVWYYDPISQQHVKVGNFSPPPGVSPTNLIAGGFDENGNYYIYYGEGSYTTLNKSTGQAAPYKKLSYNGNPALSSTTNGDIAFNGTQGYLIYETGSSRRSNVFDFNSSTGALSNPKPMTLNGSPVTSDSNGGINGLAYEPASGTFYISTSGGTITGGLYQLDVSSGAITLKNKISGINDLSSCSRPRPFPPSVTKVFNPPAANAPAANKERVSTLSLTINNPNAAPLYLNSSFDDVFPTSPAQMSIASTPNLTITPANCVASSKVVATAGATRLTVVDGAGFASGSCTISVNVTVPKAGSYLNTVAAGELDTTTGKNPQPTSATLTVTPVDIKVVKTGPATANVGEVFSFTVTSSNVSQGTALNVVTTDTLPAGLNFVSADNGGTYNAPSRTVTWPTVASLAPNAKQVYSVSVSADVVSAGQSLTNVAKVATPTPETDLTNNTDQATVKITNPTVPVPNSGTCTTAAPYLQTFNSGGPLAEVRNHRYLTDANTVTNTDGSYTVWNQIDHTGNGGSALYYNIANFENKNGGNLTTPGLLYESQITVPAGSTISYENYVRSHSNTATQLQYRFYDGVSGSLLQSYNGALATTDYTKQSVPSFVSPSNKVIVRLYTLKDGTTADLNVLKLDDIKLTCPLPAAALSITKTHTPATFQVLQAGLYTINVSNAVSSAATSGVITVKDQLPVGIGAALPSGFSPAAGWTCTYSGEAEQGVGYAPNPNEAQLLTCTTTTVLASGSSVNLSIPVNVTPKAGSNVVNKASVGGGGDTDPLPDPATCTVGAQCAQDTAPVTPLPVPPATCSTGTPTNLLASPITGYQDNDSATLQSDGKLITDAAAYSTGTGPSGSFVIDGTYFFNNGYGPISKASTLQLVVNGTVYASFLTEDAYSGRASVVPANGASLEGGAASLTLNRYTSSKIWVTLPSSVKSISSVQVKFISNASGGGVSDDYGFTVANALACTQPAPPKALLDKTVQNITANGPVTRDSLGKPGDVLEYCLTASNIGNTSVTKLGLGDNIPASTTAQVGGYGPGKDVKYTLPDGTTKFLTFAADGDAAQLGKDTNGITPRLFVNDTTLTLAPSKSFIVCFRATIN